Within candidate division KSB1 bacterium, the genomic segment CATGATTTTTCCGGAACGGGTTTTTGGAAGAGCGGGAGTGAATTGAATTTTTTCCGGAGTCGCGTGCGGCCCGATTATTTTTCTTACAGAATTTTTGATGTCGTTTGTGACCTCGTCGCTCTCGGATTTTCCCGTCATAAGCGTTACGTACGCATAAATCGCTTCACCTTTGATCTCATGTGGAAAACCGACCACAGCGGCCTCCGCCACGCCATCTGCCTGGCCAATCGCGCCCTCGACTTCAGCGCTGCCGATTAGGTGACCTGAAACATTTAACACGTCGTCAATGCGGCCGGTGATCCAGTAGTAGCCGTCTTCATCCCGGCGTGCGCCGTCTCCGGTTAGATAATAACCGGGGAAGCGATCAAAATAAATTTGCCGAAAGCGTTCATGGTCACCGTAAATCGTCCGCATTAAAGAAGGCCAGGCTGCTTTAATTGCGAGATACCCCCGGGCCGGCCCCTCAAGTTCTTTGCCGGATTCATCTAAAATGACCGGCTGTATGCCAAAAAAAGGCAGGGTGGCGGATCCGGGTTTGGTCGGCGTTGCCGCCGGAAGCGGGGTGATTAAAATGCCCCCGGTTTCCGTTTGCCACCAGGTGTCAACAATCGGGCACTGTTTGTTGCCGATGACCTGGAAGTACCAGAGCCACTCCGGCTGTTTGATCGGCTCCCCAACGGTCCCTAAAACTCGAAGGGAGGACAAATCGTATTTGTTGGGCCAGGAGTCGCCTTCTTTCATTAGTGCCCGAATCGCGGTGGGCGCGGTGTAGAAAATATTGACTTTGTGTTTTTCAATGACCTGCCAGAATCTGCCAAAGTCCGGGTAGGTCGGCACGCCCTCGAACATGATTGAAGTTGCGCGATTCGCCATTGGCCCATAGACAATATACGAATGCCCGGTCACCCAGCCAATATCGGCGCCGCACCAGTAAATGTCGCCTTGGTGATAATCAAAAATCATCTCGTGGCTAAATGCAGTGTAAAGAAGATAGCCGGCGGTGGTATGGAGC encodes:
- the acs gene encoding acetate--CoA ligase, which gives rise to MGDDLVFHPNQNLSQKAHVKSLEQYREMYKESVEEPEKFWSRIAERLHWYKKWNNVFSFDFVTANIKWFEGGKLNVSYNCLDRHVLAGHGEQTALIWESNDPDVTRTFTYAELLENVQKFANVLKANGVKKGDRVCIYMQMIPELPMAMLACTRIGAVHSVVFGAFSADSLKNRINDSTCELLVTQDTGFRGAKNDIPMKANADEAVKDCPSIKKIVVVKRTGQEVNMQNGRDLWWHEVMKNADANCPPEEMDAEDPLYILYTSGSTGKPKGVLHTTAGYLLYTAFSHEMIFDYHQGDIYWCGADIGWVTGHSYIVYGPMANRATSIMFEGVPTYPDFGRFWQVIEKHKVNIFYTAPTAIRALMKEGDSWPNKYDLSSLRVLGTVGEPIKQPEWLWYFQVIGNKQCPIVDTWWQTETGGILITPLPAATPTKPGSATLPFFGIQPVILDESGKELEGPARGYLAIKAAWPSLMRTIYGDHERFRQIYFDRFPGYYLTGDGARRDEDGYYWITGRIDDVLNVSGHLIGSAEVEGAIGQADGVAEAAVVGFPHEIKGEAIYAYVTLMTGKSESDEVTNDIKNSVRKIIGPHATPEKIQFTPALPKTRSGKIMRRILRKIAEGDVSNLGDTSTLADPTVVDALVKGRQ